One Augochlora pura isolate Apur16 chromosome 10, APUR_v2.2.1, whole genome shotgun sequence DNA window includes the following coding sequences:
- the Cdc14 gene encoding cell division cycle protein 14 isoform X3 yields the protein MEDTNDILVSAKEFLEDRLYFVTLRMTIKPKSTPNTHYFSIDDEFVYENFYYDFGPLNLAMLYHYCQKVNQKLKAVSLKKKKIIHYTTMDPEKRLNAAFLIGSYAILYLKHTAEEAYNCLTSSPNCPFTMFRDASVGTPCYQISLSECLSAIYKCHKLGFFDFENFRVKEYEHFERVENGDLNWIVPGKFIAFCGPYAKSKIENGYPLHAPESYFTYFRRNNVSTIIRLNKKIYDASSFTDAGFEHKDLFFVDGSTPTDSIMRQFLKIAENASGAVAVHCKAGLGRTGSLIGCYIMKHYHLTAHETIAWIRICRPGSVIGHQQQWLEKKEAYLHSLLKEPLKSENGNPVHKYGIYSIVGRPKIAFLTNLKESHLVQDNVSGIMHRVVGITLDDNAPAAGTSTTKYMPLTQGGKLNLIKTKRRSLPANHNINTTTKSSTVAQNSWLVNSTCDPSSRRIKSTKPATQIHNINNNTTTTTSVSSISVSKPVTRASIRTSCITETRTSHESTNYSVSQPQQGMSMILRSADRVNRYHSLRHARTSKSYKTAFIR from the exons ATGGAGGATACAAATGACATACTAGTGTCTGCAAAAGAGTTTCTAGAAG atcgattatattttgtaacattgaGAATGACGATAAAGCCAAAGAGTACTCCAAACACGCATTATTTCAGTATTGACGACGAGTtcgtttatgaaaatttttattatgatttcgGTCCTTTAAATCTTGCAATGTTGTATCATTACTGTCAGAAGGTAAATCAAAAACTCAAAGCAGTAtccttaaaaaagaaaaagattatacattatacaactATGGATCCAGAAAAGAGATTGAATGCTGCATTCCTTATAGGAAGTTATGCT atattatatttaaaacatacaGCAGAGGAAgcatataattgtttaaccaGCAGTCCTAATTGTCCCTTTACTATGTTTCGTGATGCTTCTGTGGGTACACCGTGCTACCAAATATCATTGAGCGAATGTTTGAGTGCCATATACAAGTGCCACAAGCTTGGATTctttgattttgaaaattttcgtgTTAAAGAATACGAACACTTCGAAAGAGTAGAAAATGGAGACCTGAATTGGATTGTTCCTGgtaaatttattgcattttgtggACCTTATGCTAAATCTAAAATAGAAAACG GGTATCCTCTTCATGCACCAGAATCGTATTTCACATACTTCCGACGCAACAACGTATCCACGATTATACGTCTTAATAAGAAGATTTATGATGCTTCGAGTTTCACGGATGCAGGATTTGAgcataaagatttattttttgttgatGGTTCAACCCCAACAGACTCGATTATGCGTCAGTTTCTGAAAATTGCGGAGAACGCGAGCGGCGCTGTTGCTGTACATTGTAAAGCAGGACTTGGTAGGACTGGTTCTTTGATAGGTTGTTATATCATGAAACATTATCATTTAACTGCTCATGAAACAATTGCATGGATAAGAATATGTAGACCAGGCTCGGTAATTGGACATCAGCAGCAATGGTTGGAAAA AAAGGAAGCATATCTGCACTCTCTATTGAAAGAACCTTTGAAATCAGAAAATGGAAATCCGGTGCACAAATATGGAATTTATTCTATAGTTGGTAGACCCAAGATAGCATTTCTGACTAATTTGAAGGAATCCCACTTGGTACAGGATAATGTTTCGGGGATAATGCATAGAGTAGTCGGGATTACATTGGATGATAATGCCCCTGCAGCTGGCACCAGTACAACCAAATATATGCCATTGACACAGGGCggaaaattaaacttaattaAAACCAAAAGAAGAAGTTTACCAGCAAATCACAACATTAATACAACGACGAAATCTTCCACGGTTGCaca aaacagtTGGCTGGTCAACAGTACCTGTGATCCATCTTCGCGTCGTATTAAGTCTACTAAACCAGCAACACAGATCCATAATATCAACAACAACACAACTACCACTACTTCCGTTTCGTCAATATCTGTATCGAAACCGGTGACAAGGGCCAGTATAAGAACTTCCTGCATCACAGAGACTCGTACTTCACATGAGTCCACAAATTATTCGGTTTCGCAACCTCAACAAGGCATGAGTATGATTCTCAGGTCCGCAGATCGAGTAAATCGCTATCATTCTCTAAGACA TGCGCGCACAAGCAAAAGTTATAAAACTGCATTTATCAGATGA
- the Cdc14 gene encoding cell division cycle protein 14 isoform X2: MEDTNDILVSAKEFLEDRLYFVTLRMTIKPKSTPNTHYFSIDDEFVYENFYYDFGPLNLAMLYHYCQKVNQKLKAVSLKKKKIIHYTTMDPEKRLNAAFLIGSYAILYLKHTAEEAYNCLTSSPNCPFTMFRDASVGTPCYQISLSECLSAIYKCHKLGFFDFENFRVKEYEHFERVENGDLNWIVPGKFIAFCGPYAKSKIENGYPLHAPESYFTYFRRNNVSTIIRLNKKIYDASSFTDAGFEHKDLFFVDGSTPTDSIMRQFLKIAENASGAVAVHCKAGLGRTGSLIGCYIMKHYHLTAHETIAWIRICRPGSVIGHQQQWLEKKEAYLHSLLKEPLKSENGNPVHKYGIYSIVGRPKIAFLTNLKESHLVQDNVSGIMHRVVGITLDDNAPAAGTSTTKYMPLTQGGKLNLIKTKRRSLPANHNINTTTKSSTVAQPLLQARSQKSTSNALTRSKEKDTTKKVLPRSTTTAIATRNSWLVNSTCDPSSRRIKSTKPATQIHNINNNTTTTTSVSSISVSKPVTRASIRTSCITETRTSHESTNYSVSQPQQGMSMILRSADRVNRYHSLRHARTSKSYKTAFIR; this comes from the exons ATGGAGGATACAAATGACATACTAGTGTCTGCAAAAGAGTTTCTAGAAG atcgattatattttgtaacattgaGAATGACGATAAAGCCAAAGAGTACTCCAAACACGCATTATTTCAGTATTGACGACGAGTtcgtttatgaaaatttttattatgatttcgGTCCTTTAAATCTTGCAATGTTGTATCATTACTGTCAGAAGGTAAATCAAAAACTCAAAGCAGTAtccttaaaaaagaaaaagattatacattatacaactATGGATCCAGAAAAGAGATTGAATGCTGCATTCCTTATAGGAAGTTATGCT atattatatttaaaacatacaGCAGAGGAAgcatataattgtttaaccaGCAGTCCTAATTGTCCCTTTACTATGTTTCGTGATGCTTCTGTGGGTACACCGTGCTACCAAATATCATTGAGCGAATGTTTGAGTGCCATATACAAGTGCCACAAGCTTGGATTctttgattttgaaaattttcgtgTTAAAGAATACGAACACTTCGAAAGAGTAGAAAATGGAGACCTGAATTGGATTGTTCCTGgtaaatttattgcattttgtggACCTTATGCTAAATCTAAAATAGAAAACG GGTATCCTCTTCATGCACCAGAATCGTATTTCACATACTTCCGACGCAACAACGTATCCACGATTATACGTCTTAATAAGAAGATTTATGATGCTTCGAGTTTCACGGATGCAGGATTTGAgcataaagatttattttttgttgatGGTTCAACCCCAACAGACTCGATTATGCGTCAGTTTCTGAAAATTGCGGAGAACGCGAGCGGCGCTGTTGCTGTACATTGTAAAGCAGGACTTGGTAGGACTGGTTCTTTGATAGGTTGTTATATCATGAAACATTATCATTTAACTGCTCATGAAACAATTGCATGGATAAGAATATGTAGACCAGGCTCGGTAATTGGACATCAGCAGCAATGGTTGGAAAA AAAGGAAGCATATCTGCACTCTCTATTGAAAGAACCTTTGAAATCAGAAAATGGAAATCCGGTGCACAAATATGGAATTTATTCTATAGTTGGTAGACCCAAGATAGCATTTCTGACTAATTTGAAGGAATCCCACTTGGTACAGGATAATGTTTCGGGGATAATGCATAGAGTAGTCGGGATTACATTGGATGATAATGCCCCTGCAGCTGGCACCAGTACAACCAAATATATGCCATTGACACAGGGCggaaaattaaacttaattaAAACCAAAAGAAGAAGTTTACCAGCAAATCACAACATTAATACAACGACGAAATCTTCCACGGTTGCaca ACCGTTATTGCAAGCCAGAAGCCAGAAAAGTACAAGTAACGCGTTAACTAGaagcaaagaaaaagatacaaCAAAGAAAGTTCTACCTAGATCCACAACAACAGCTATCGCCACGAG aaacagtTGGCTGGTCAACAGTACCTGTGATCCATCTTCGCGTCGTATTAAGTCTACTAAACCAGCAACACAGATCCATAATATCAACAACAACACAACTACCACTACTTCCGTTTCGTCAATATCTGTATCGAAACCGGTGACAAGGGCCAGTATAAGAACTTCCTGCATCACAGAGACTCGTACTTCACATGAGTCCACAAATTATTCGGTTTCGCAACCTCAACAAGGCATGAGTATGATTCTCAGGTCCGCAGATCGAGTAAATCGCTATCATTCTCTAAGACA TGCGCGCACAAGCAAAAGTTATAAAACTGCATTTATCAGATGA
- the Cdc14 gene encoding cell division cycle protein 14 isoform X5, translated as MEDTNDILVSAKEFLEDRLYFVTLRMTIKPKSTPNTHYFSIDDEFVYENFYYDFGPLNLAMLYHYCQKVNQKLKAVSLKKKKIIHYTTMDPEKRLNAAFLIGSYAILYLKHTAEEAYNCLTSSPNCPFTMFRDASVGTPCYQISLSECLSAIYKCHKLGFFDFENFRVKEYEHFERVENGDLNWIVPGKFIAFCGPYAKSKIENGYPLHAPESYFTYFRRNNVSTIIRLNKKIYDASSFTDAGFEHKDLFFVDGSTPTDSIMRQFLKIAENASGAVAVHCKAGLGRTGSLIGCYIMKHYHLTAHETIAWIRICRPGSVIGHQQQWLEKKEAYLHSLLKEPLKSENGNPVHKYGIYSIVGRPKIAFLTNLKESHLVQDNVSGIMHRVVGITLDDNAPAAGTSTTKYMPLTQGGKLNLIKTKRRSLPANHNINTTTKSSTVAHPYLRPLLQARSQKSTSNALTRSKEKDTTKKVLPRSTTTAIATSARTSKSYKTAFIR; from the exons ATGGAGGATACAAATGACATACTAGTGTCTGCAAAAGAGTTTCTAGAAG atcgattatattttgtaacattgaGAATGACGATAAAGCCAAAGAGTACTCCAAACACGCATTATTTCAGTATTGACGACGAGTtcgtttatgaaaatttttattatgatttcgGTCCTTTAAATCTTGCAATGTTGTATCATTACTGTCAGAAGGTAAATCAAAAACTCAAAGCAGTAtccttaaaaaagaaaaagattatacattatacaactATGGATCCAGAAAAGAGATTGAATGCTGCATTCCTTATAGGAAGTTATGCT atattatatttaaaacatacaGCAGAGGAAgcatataattgtttaaccaGCAGTCCTAATTGTCCCTTTACTATGTTTCGTGATGCTTCTGTGGGTACACCGTGCTACCAAATATCATTGAGCGAATGTTTGAGTGCCATATACAAGTGCCACAAGCTTGGATTctttgattttgaaaattttcgtgTTAAAGAATACGAACACTTCGAAAGAGTAGAAAATGGAGACCTGAATTGGATTGTTCCTGgtaaatttattgcattttgtggACCTTATGCTAAATCTAAAATAGAAAACG GGTATCCTCTTCATGCACCAGAATCGTATTTCACATACTTCCGACGCAACAACGTATCCACGATTATACGTCTTAATAAGAAGATTTATGATGCTTCGAGTTTCACGGATGCAGGATTTGAgcataaagatttattttttgttgatGGTTCAACCCCAACAGACTCGATTATGCGTCAGTTTCTGAAAATTGCGGAGAACGCGAGCGGCGCTGTTGCTGTACATTGTAAAGCAGGACTTGGTAGGACTGGTTCTTTGATAGGTTGTTATATCATGAAACATTATCATTTAACTGCTCATGAAACAATTGCATGGATAAGAATATGTAGACCAGGCTCGGTAATTGGACATCAGCAGCAATGGTTGGAAAA AAAGGAAGCATATCTGCACTCTCTATTGAAAGAACCTTTGAAATCAGAAAATGGAAATCCGGTGCACAAATATGGAATTTATTCTATAGTTGGTAGACCCAAGATAGCATTTCTGACTAATTTGAAGGAATCCCACTTGGTACAGGATAATGTTTCGGGGATAATGCATAGAGTAGTCGGGATTACATTGGATGATAATGCCCCTGCAGCTGGCACCAGTACAACCAAATATATGCCATTGACACAGGGCggaaaattaaacttaattaAAACCAAAAGAAGAAGTTTACCAGCAAATCACAACATTAATACAACGACGAAATCTTCCACGGTTGCaca TCCTTATTTAAGACCGTTATTGCAAGCCAGAAGCCAGAAAAGTACAAGTAACGCGTTAACTAGaagcaaagaaaaagatacaaCAAAGAAAGTTCTACCTAGATCCACAACAACAGCTATCGCCACGAG TGCGCGCACAAGCAAAAGTTATAAAACTGCATTTATCAGATGA
- the Cdc14 gene encoding cell division cycle protein 14 isoform X1, which yields MEDTNDILVSAKEFLEDRLYFVTLRMTIKPKSTPNTHYFSIDDEFVYENFYYDFGPLNLAMLYHYCQKVNQKLKAVSLKKKKIIHYTTMDPEKRLNAAFLIGSYAILYLKHTAEEAYNCLTSSPNCPFTMFRDASVGTPCYQISLSECLSAIYKCHKLGFFDFENFRVKEYEHFERVENGDLNWIVPGKFIAFCGPYAKSKIENGYPLHAPESYFTYFRRNNVSTIIRLNKKIYDASSFTDAGFEHKDLFFVDGSTPTDSIMRQFLKIAENASGAVAVHCKAGLGRTGSLIGCYIMKHYHLTAHETIAWIRICRPGSVIGHQQQWLEKKEAYLHSLLKEPLKSENGNPVHKYGIYSIVGRPKIAFLTNLKESHLVQDNVSGIMHRVVGITLDDNAPAAGTSTTKYMPLTQGGKLNLIKTKRRSLPANHNINTTTKSSTVAHPYLRPLLQARSQKSTSNALTRSKEKDTTKKVLPRSTTTAIATRNSWLVNSTCDPSSRRIKSTKPATQIHNINNNTTTTTSVSSISVSKPVTRASIRTSCITETRTSHESTNYSVSQPQQGMSMILRSADRVNRYHSLRHARTSKSYKTAFIR from the exons ATGGAGGATACAAATGACATACTAGTGTCTGCAAAAGAGTTTCTAGAAG atcgattatattttgtaacattgaGAATGACGATAAAGCCAAAGAGTACTCCAAACACGCATTATTTCAGTATTGACGACGAGTtcgtttatgaaaatttttattatgatttcgGTCCTTTAAATCTTGCAATGTTGTATCATTACTGTCAGAAGGTAAATCAAAAACTCAAAGCAGTAtccttaaaaaagaaaaagattatacattatacaactATGGATCCAGAAAAGAGATTGAATGCTGCATTCCTTATAGGAAGTTATGCT atattatatttaaaacatacaGCAGAGGAAgcatataattgtttaaccaGCAGTCCTAATTGTCCCTTTACTATGTTTCGTGATGCTTCTGTGGGTACACCGTGCTACCAAATATCATTGAGCGAATGTTTGAGTGCCATATACAAGTGCCACAAGCTTGGATTctttgattttgaaaattttcgtgTTAAAGAATACGAACACTTCGAAAGAGTAGAAAATGGAGACCTGAATTGGATTGTTCCTGgtaaatttattgcattttgtggACCTTATGCTAAATCTAAAATAGAAAACG GGTATCCTCTTCATGCACCAGAATCGTATTTCACATACTTCCGACGCAACAACGTATCCACGATTATACGTCTTAATAAGAAGATTTATGATGCTTCGAGTTTCACGGATGCAGGATTTGAgcataaagatttattttttgttgatGGTTCAACCCCAACAGACTCGATTATGCGTCAGTTTCTGAAAATTGCGGAGAACGCGAGCGGCGCTGTTGCTGTACATTGTAAAGCAGGACTTGGTAGGACTGGTTCTTTGATAGGTTGTTATATCATGAAACATTATCATTTAACTGCTCATGAAACAATTGCATGGATAAGAATATGTAGACCAGGCTCGGTAATTGGACATCAGCAGCAATGGTTGGAAAA AAAGGAAGCATATCTGCACTCTCTATTGAAAGAACCTTTGAAATCAGAAAATGGAAATCCGGTGCACAAATATGGAATTTATTCTATAGTTGGTAGACCCAAGATAGCATTTCTGACTAATTTGAAGGAATCCCACTTGGTACAGGATAATGTTTCGGGGATAATGCATAGAGTAGTCGGGATTACATTGGATGATAATGCCCCTGCAGCTGGCACCAGTACAACCAAATATATGCCATTGACACAGGGCggaaaattaaacttaattaAAACCAAAAGAAGAAGTTTACCAGCAAATCACAACATTAATACAACGACGAAATCTTCCACGGTTGCaca TCCTTATTTAAGACCGTTATTGCAAGCCAGAAGCCAGAAAAGTACAAGTAACGCGTTAACTAGaagcaaagaaaaagatacaaCAAAGAAAGTTCTACCTAGATCCACAACAACAGCTATCGCCACGAG aaacagtTGGCTGGTCAACAGTACCTGTGATCCATCTTCGCGTCGTATTAAGTCTACTAAACCAGCAACACAGATCCATAATATCAACAACAACACAACTACCACTACTTCCGTTTCGTCAATATCTGTATCGAAACCGGTGACAAGGGCCAGTATAAGAACTTCCTGCATCACAGAGACTCGTACTTCACATGAGTCCACAAATTATTCGGTTTCGCAACCTCAACAAGGCATGAGTATGATTCTCAGGTCCGCAGATCGAGTAAATCGCTATCATTCTCTAAGACA TGCGCGCACAAGCAAAAGTTATAAAACTGCATTTATCAGATGA
- the Cdc14 gene encoding cell division cycle protein 14 isoform X4, whose product MEDTNDILVSAKEFLEDRLYFVTLRMTIKPKSTPNTHYFSIDDEFVYENFYYDFGPLNLAMLYHYCQKVNQKLKAVSLKKKKIIHYTTMDPEKRLNAAFLIGSYAILYLKHTAEEAYNCLTSSPNCPFTMFRDASVGTPCYQISLSECLSAIYKCHKLGFFDFENFRVKEYEHFERVENGDLNWIVPGKFIAFCGPYAKSKIENGYPLHAPESYFTYFRRNNVSTIIRLNKKIYDASSFTDAGFEHKDLFFVDGSTPTDSIMRQFLKIAENASGAVAVHCKAGLGRTGSLIGCYIMKHYHLTAHETIAWIRICRPGSVIGHQQQWLEKKEAYLHSLLKEPLKSENGNPVHKYGIYSIVGRPKIAFLTNLKESHLVQDNVSGIMHRVVGITLDDNAPAAGTSTTKYMPLTQGGKLNLIKTKRRSLPANHNINTTTKSSTVAHPYLRPLLQARSQKSTSNALTRSKEKDTTKKVLPRSTTTAIATRFIKFYSRSNNRMLST is encoded by the exons ATGGAGGATACAAATGACATACTAGTGTCTGCAAAAGAGTTTCTAGAAG atcgattatattttgtaacattgaGAATGACGATAAAGCCAAAGAGTACTCCAAACACGCATTATTTCAGTATTGACGACGAGTtcgtttatgaaaatttttattatgatttcgGTCCTTTAAATCTTGCAATGTTGTATCATTACTGTCAGAAGGTAAATCAAAAACTCAAAGCAGTAtccttaaaaaagaaaaagattatacattatacaactATGGATCCAGAAAAGAGATTGAATGCTGCATTCCTTATAGGAAGTTATGCT atattatatttaaaacatacaGCAGAGGAAgcatataattgtttaaccaGCAGTCCTAATTGTCCCTTTACTATGTTTCGTGATGCTTCTGTGGGTACACCGTGCTACCAAATATCATTGAGCGAATGTTTGAGTGCCATATACAAGTGCCACAAGCTTGGATTctttgattttgaaaattttcgtgTTAAAGAATACGAACACTTCGAAAGAGTAGAAAATGGAGACCTGAATTGGATTGTTCCTGgtaaatttattgcattttgtggACCTTATGCTAAATCTAAAATAGAAAACG GGTATCCTCTTCATGCACCAGAATCGTATTTCACATACTTCCGACGCAACAACGTATCCACGATTATACGTCTTAATAAGAAGATTTATGATGCTTCGAGTTTCACGGATGCAGGATTTGAgcataaagatttattttttgttgatGGTTCAACCCCAACAGACTCGATTATGCGTCAGTTTCTGAAAATTGCGGAGAACGCGAGCGGCGCTGTTGCTGTACATTGTAAAGCAGGACTTGGTAGGACTGGTTCTTTGATAGGTTGTTATATCATGAAACATTATCATTTAACTGCTCATGAAACAATTGCATGGATAAGAATATGTAGACCAGGCTCGGTAATTGGACATCAGCAGCAATGGTTGGAAAA AAAGGAAGCATATCTGCACTCTCTATTGAAAGAACCTTTGAAATCAGAAAATGGAAATCCGGTGCACAAATATGGAATTTATTCTATAGTTGGTAGACCCAAGATAGCATTTCTGACTAATTTGAAGGAATCCCACTTGGTACAGGATAATGTTTCGGGGATAATGCATAGAGTAGTCGGGATTACATTGGATGATAATGCCCCTGCAGCTGGCACCAGTACAACCAAATATATGCCATTGACACAGGGCggaaaattaaacttaattaAAACCAAAAGAAGAAGTTTACCAGCAAATCACAACATTAATACAACGACGAAATCTTCCACGGTTGCaca TCCTTATTTAAGACCGTTATTGCAAGCCAGAAGCCAGAAAAGTACAAGTAACGCGTTAACTAGaagcaaagaaaaagatacaaCAAAGAAAGTTCTACCTAGATCCACAACAACAGCTATCGCCACGAG atttattaaattttattcgcgttcCAATAATCGCATGCTATCAACATAA
- the Wuho gene encoding tRNA (guanine-N(7)-)-methyltransferase non-catalytic subunit wuho translates to MSFSICDTDIALCTNEQVVVYNFEHDTDKIIQLPELRTEKNIDLHNNINIEAFHTITNVTFSNDGKYFFVCTNRKQLCLYEKSNCNLLSNRTLTRAASKVRFTPGNDIVVADKTGDAYLFQSNKSDNAILLLGHLSMLLDVIVTEDEKYIVTTDRDEKIRVSMFPNSYNIMSYCLGHKKFVTNVLELPHDRNVLVSCGGDGVLILWNYKSGKNLLSVNFCDKIPKADIEKFNQKLQDCHLDETVEILPVKHLRLCALNSSSSLAVMSFYDNTLLLVYIISDTGESKFQATYIQSIAVDYEPIECHFYKGNFWLLNQVGFQVYEFKENNFVLSNMTNIRLNKLNSIWKALKKDSIKQNLFPILYKRKYDNVQEYLERKKTRLSSTVE, encoded by the coding sequence ATGAGTTTCTCTATATGCGACACCGACATCGCTTTGTGCACCAACGAGCAAGTCGTCGTATACAATTTCGAACATGATACGGATAAAATAATCCAGTTGCCCGAGCTTCGAacggaaaaaaatatagatttacacaataatataaatatcgaagCGTTCCACACTATAACGAACGTAACATTTTCAAACgatggtaaatattttttcgtttgtACGAATCGCAAACAGCTGTGCCTGTACGAAAAAAGTAACTGCAATCTTTTATCGAATCGGACTCTAACAAGAGCTGCCAGCAAAGTAAGATTTACGCCTGGTAATGATATAGTTGTCGCCGACAAAACAGGCGATGCTTATTTATTTCAGAGTAATAAATCTGACAACGCGATATTATTGTTGGGACATTTGTCGATGTTGCTTGATGTAATAGTTACGGAAGACGAGAAATACATTGTTACTACAGATAGAGATGAAAAGATCAGAGTCTCAATGTTTCCAAATTCGTATAATATCATGTCCTACTGTTTAGGACATAAAAAGTTTGTGACGAACGTCTTAGAATTACCTCATGATAGAAACGTTTTGGTATCTTGTGGAGGAGACGGGGTTCTTATTTTGTGGAACTATAAAAGTGGAAAGAATTTGTTATCTGTCAATTTCTGTGATAAAATACCTAAAGCAGACATCGAGAAGTTTAATCAAAAGCTTCAGGATTGCCATTTGGATGAAACCGTAGAGATTTTACCTGTTAAACATTTAAGACTCTGTGCACTGAATTCCTCTTCGTCGTTGGCTGTGATGAGCTTTTATGATAACACATTGTTATTAGTTTACATTATTAGTGACACAGGAGAATCAAAATTTCAGGCTACGTACATTCAGTCCATAGCTGTCGACTATGAGCCTATAGAATGCCATTTTTATAAGGGAAATTTCTGGTTATTGAACCAAGTAGGATTTCAAGTATACgaattcaaagaaaataattttgttcttagcaatatgacaaatataagattgaataaattgaatagcATTTGGAAAGCATTGAAGAAAGATtccattaaacaaaatttatttccaattttatataaaagaaagtatGACAATGTACAAGAATATTTGGAGAGGAAAAAGACGCGTCTTTCGAGTACTGTTGAGTAA
- the Rpt4 gene encoding regulatory particle triple-A ATPase 4: MQVIRDKAVQDYRKKLLEHREVESRLKEMRDNLKDLTKQYDKSENDLKALQSVGQIVGEVLKQLTEEKFIVKATNGPRYVVGCRRQLDKNKLKSATRVALDMTTLTIMRYLPREVDPLVYNMSHEDPGDVTYNVIGGLSEQIRELREVIELPLLNPELFQRVGITPPKGCLLYGPPGTGKTLLARAVASQLDANFLKVVSSAIVDKYIGESARLIREMFNYARDHQPCIIFMDEIDAIGGRRFSEGTSADREIQRTLMELLNQMDGFDSLGQVKMIMATNRPDTLDPALLRPGRLDRKIEIPLPNEQARLEILKIHSAPISKHGDIDYEAVVKLSDGFNGADLRNVCTEAGLFAIRLEREYVVQEDFMKAVRKVSDNKKLESKLDYKPL, from the exons ATGCAGGTGATAAGGGATAAAGCTGTTCAAGACTACAGAAAGAAGCTTCTCGAACATAGAGAAGTGGAATCTCGATTGAAAGAAA TGCGAGATAATCTGAAAGATTTAACGAAACAGTATGACAAATCAGAAAACGATTTGAAGGCTTTGCAGAGTGTTGGTCAG attgtCGGAGAGGTATTGAAACAACTCACAGAAGAGAAAT TTATAGTGAAAGCAACTAATGGACCACGGTATGTTGTCGGTTGTAGACGAcaacttgataaaaataaattgaaatctgCAACAAGAGTGGCATTGGATATGACTACTCTTACTATAATGCGTTATTTACCTCGTGag GTTGATCCGTTAGTGTACAATATGTCCCATGAAGATCCTGGCGATGTTACATATAACGTAATTGGTGGTTTAAGCGAACAAATAAGGGAGTTGAGAGAAGTTATAGAATTACCGCTACTAAATCCAGAACTATTTCAAAGAGTGGGTATAACACCGCCGAAAGGATGCCTTTTATATGGCCCTCCAGGAACTGGGAAAACATTATTGGCTAGAGCAGTAGCAAGCCAGCTGGATGCAAATTTTTTGAAAGTTGTGTCTAGTGCTATTGTTGATAAATACATTGGTGAATCGGCAAGATTAATTagagaaatgtttaattatgcGAGAGATCATCAACCATGTATTATATTCATGGACGAAATTGATGCAATTG GTGGTCGCAGATTTTCTGAAGGAACAAGCGCTGATAGAGAAATTCAAAGAACTTTGATGGAACTATTGAATCAAATGGATGGTTTTGACTCTTTGGGTCAAGTTAAAATGATAATGGCAACAAACAGGCCAGACACCTTAGACCCTGCTTTATTGCGACCTGGTAGAttagacagaaaaattgaaatacctTTACCCAATGAACAAGCACGTctagaaattttgaaaattcattctgCACCTATATCAAAGCATGGAGACATTG ATTATGAAGCAGTGGTTAAGCTTTCTGATGGATTCAATGGAGCTGATCTGAGAAATGTCTGCACTGAGGCAGGATTATTTGCAATAAGATTAGAAAGAGAATATGTAGTGCAAGAAGATTTTATGAAAGCAGTAAGAAAAGTATCTGACAATAAGAAACTTGAATCCAAATTGGACTATAAGCCACTCTAA